GAAACACTCGGAGCGCTTCGCGCGGTTCCTGCGCGAGCGATGGCGGCGGTTGACGGACGCGGGTGACGGCGGTTGACGGACGCGGGTCGCGGCGGTTGACGAAGCGCGGGGCGAGCCGGGGCGAGCGACGAAGATCGCCCGCGACTGGGCCCAGTCGGGCCGGCCTACCGGTGCTCCTCGGGACTTGTCGGCACCTCAGCGGACCCTCCCTGACACCAGGCACGGCGCTCGACCGGCGCGCCGCCCGCGACACGCCGAGGTTCGTACCCGCGGTGTGTCAGGGAAGGTACACCAGCGGCGCGCAAGGTGCGTGAGTGCCCCGCAGGGCGCGGGGCGGCGCGCAGAGTGCGTGAGTGCCCCGCAGGGCGCGGGGCGGCGCAAAAAGGGGTACGTGAGTGCCCCGCAGCGATGGGGGGCCAGTGGCCGAGCACACCCCGTCAGGTCAAGTCCTCCGCCTCCATCGCGGCGTTGAACTCCTTCTTGCTCGACTGCCAGCCGTCCTCGTTCAGTCCGGTACGCCAGTACCCAGAAATGGACACCCGTGCGCGATCAAGCCCCACCTCACGGAACAGAAACCGTCGCAGGGGCTTCACCATGTCCGCGTTGCCGTGCACAAACGCCTCCACCACGCCATCCGGCACGCCCGAAGCGATCACCGCCCGCACCAGCGCCTCGCCATAGGGCAGCCCGTGTTCGTCGCGATGCACCCACGTGACCGTGGTGCGAGACGGCACTCGCAGCGGCTGGTGGTGCGCGGCCGATGCCACCTCCAGGAACACCCACGCACGGGCATCGGCCGGCAAAGCGTCGAGCGCGGCGGCGATAGCCGGAATGGCCGCCTCATCTCCCACCAACAAGTGCGCATCGGCGTCGGGAGCGGGAGCCCAAGCCCCGCCGGGCCCCATGAACGAAATCTCGTCCCCAGGTTGCGCGCGCGCCGCCCACGGCCCCGCCAACCCCTCGTCGCCATGGATCACAAAGTCGATCGCCATTTCGTTCGCGACACGGTCGAACCAGCGCACCGTGTAGGTCCGTGTCACGTCGCCAAACATCAACTTCACGTAGTGGTCAGTGAACGTGAGCTCTGGCAGCGCGCGCAGGCCCTCGCCGGTGAGGATCACGCGCACCATGTCGGTCGCGTTCACCTTGGTGCGAGAGACCGTCGCGGTGTGGACGGGGCGCGGCGGACGCGTGGGAGTAGTCATTACCCCCAGCCTACGTTCATGGCCCCGGCCGTCCGAGCCCGTGGTCCGTCGACCACGCCGATCTAGCATGGAGACTGTCGCCCGATCAGCACCCCTCAGGAGGAGCTCATGAAGATCGTCGTCACAGGGGCCAGTGGCAACGTCGGCACGGCGGTCCTGCGAGCGCTGCGCGAGGCGGACGACGTCACCGAAGTGGTCGGCCTGGCGCGACGGATACCGCGACGCACCCCTGGCCCGCCCTACGACGTCGCGACGTGGCACAGCGTCGACCTTGGCGCGAGTGACGCAGCAAAGGTGAGCGACGCCCTTGCCCGCGCGATGGATGGCGCCGACGCTGTGATCCACCTGGCCTGGGCGATCCAGCCCAACCATGACAGGGCTCGCTTGCGCCGCACCAACGTCCTGGGGTCATCCCGCGTTCTTGCGGCCGCGCGTGCGGCGAGGGTTGATCACGTGGTGGTCGCGTCTTCCGTTGGCGCCTACTCGCCCTGCCACGACGACGCCCTGCACGACGAGTCGTGGCCCACCAAGGGCATCCCCACCAGCGAGTACAGCGTTGACAAAGCGGACCTGGAGACGCTGCTCGATGAGCACGAGACCAACCACCCCGAGGTGCTCATCACCAGGCTCAGACCGGCGCTCATCTTCCAGCGCGATGCGGGCTCGGAGATCATGCGGTACTTCTTCGGCCCCTGGGTGCCCGCGAGCGCTCTGAGCGGCCACCTACCTGCGATCGCGTGGCCGCGCGGCACCAGGATTCAGGCCCTCCATGCGGACGACGTGGCGCAGGCCTATCTTGCCGCTGTCAGGCTGCGGCCGGGCGGGGCATTCAACGTCGCGGCCGACGATGTTCTGGGCGGGACCGAGATTGCGGGCTTGCTCTCGGGCGGCCGATTCAAAGAGACTCCCGCGCCTGCCCTGCGCGCGGCGATCTCGGCAGCCTGGAACACGCGAGTGGTGCCCGTCAGCCCCGGTTGGCTCGACATGGCCGCGTCCGTCGCCCTGATGTCGTCGGACAAGGCGCGCGCCCACCTCGGATGGCAGCCGCGCTATTCGGCGCTGGAGACTGTGGCCGAGGTGCTCGACGGCATGGTGGACGGAGCCGGGACAGAGAGCGCCCCACTGCGCGCGTCTCACTAACGCCGTTTACCATGGCAAAGATGAGCGAATCTCGCCCAGAAAGCGCTGCCGATGCGAGCAACGTCACGCCCGCCGCAGGCCCTCGCATCTCCGTGTTGGCACCCGCCCCCCTCGTCGTCGTAGAGATCACCGACGATCCTGGTGGCGATGGCGGAGACGCCAAGCCGACCATCCACATGCACCCAGGCGGCCAGGGCGCGTGGGTCGCCAGTATGGCGGCGGCGCTCGGCGCGAATGTCAGCATCTGCGCGCCGCTCGGAGGCGAACTGGGCGAGCCCTTGCGCCACCTCCTCATCGCGGACGGCATCACCGTGATGGATGTGGGCGTTG
The Demequina sp. TMPB413 DNA segment above includes these coding regions:
- a CDS encoding siderophore-interacting protein: MTTPTRPPRPVHTATVSRTKVNATDMVRVILTGEGLRALPELTFTDHYVKLMFGDVTRTYTVRWFDRVANEMAIDFVIHGDEGLAGPWAARAQPGDEISFMGPGGAWAPAPDADAHLLVGDEAAIPAIAAALDALPADARAWVFLEVASAAHHQPLRVPSRTTVTWVHRDEHGLPYGEALVRAVIASGVPDGVVEAFVHGNADMVKPLRRFLFREVGLDRARVSISGYWRTGLNEDGWQSSKKEFNAAMEAEDLT
- a CDS encoding NAD-dependent epimerase/dehydratase family protein, which produces MKIVVTGASGNVGTAVLRALREADDVTEVVGLARRIPRRTPGPPYDVATWHSVDLGASDAAKVSDALARAMDGADAVIHLAWAIQPNHDRARLRRTNVLGSSRVLAAARAARVDHVVVASSVGAYSPCHDDALHDESWPTKGIPTSEYSVDKADLETLLDEHETNHPEVLITRLRPALIFQRDAGSEIMRYFFGPWVPASALSGHLPAIAWPRGTRIQALHADDVAQAYLAAVRLRPGGAFNVAADDVLGGTEIAGLLSGGRFKETPAPALRAAISAAWNTRVVPVSPGWLDMAASVALMSSDKARAHLGWQPRYSALETVAEVLDGMVDGAGTESAPLRASH